The Streptomyces sp. NBC_01197 genome window below encodes:
- a CDS encoding Acb2/Tad1 domain-containing protein translates to MSPEDIENRFTYHAPDAYKVHAHQRVRNLFYDAAEVLDIELPEGREKALAVTKLEEAMFWTNASIARSADV, encoded by the coding sequence ATGAGCCCCGAGGACATTGAGAACCGCTTTACCTACCATGCTCCTGATGCGTACAAGGTTCACGCCCATCAGCGCGTTCGCAATCTCTTTTACGATGCAGCGGAAGTACTGGACATCGAGCTTCCTGAGGGCCGAGAGAAGGCTCTTGCGGTTACCAAGCTGGAAGAGGCAATGTTCTGGACTAACGCCTCTATTGCTCGGAGTGCTGATGTCTGA
- a CDS encoding phage terminase small subunit yields MGSRGPNPKENSVRRNKHEGATEISREPQSGRELAKGLGVTTPGAKRFWRTWSESPQSADWLETDWAELEITTLLVDQLYKGDYKLAGEIRQRVAKWGATNEDRVRLRMSFKKDSVEGSKEPSEAPPEVNMDEELYKLLSDN; encoded by the coding sequence ATGGGAAGCAGGGGCCCAAACCCCAAGGAGAACAGCGTCAGGCGAAACAAGCACGAGGGTGCTACTGAGATCTCCCGTGAGCCTCAGTCAGGAAGAGAACTGGCCAAGGGCCTTGGAGTCACTACTCCTGGGGCTAAGAGGTTCTGGCGGACCTGGTCTGAATCTCCTCAGTCTGCTGACTGGCTTGAGACTGACTGGGCTGAACTGGAAATCACCACTCTTCTCGTGGACCAGCTCTACAAGGGTGACTACAAGTTGGCTGGAGAGATCAGGCAGCGTGTAGCCAAGTGGGGTGCAACCAACGAGGATCGCGTTCGACTTCGCATGTCGTTTAAGAAGGATTCAGTGGAGGGCTCTAAGGAGCCTTCAGAGGCGCCACCTGAGGTCAACATGGACGAAGAGCTGTACAAGCTCCTCAGTGACAACTAG
- a CDS encoding phage portal protein yields the protein MSNFEIGSPPATPQQWVDYLHSKLLTARGSYRKFSEYYDGNHQKMAFAQARHKKQYAELFERWCDNFSGLIVDSVNERMAIDGFRMTDEPDADKDAREIWQRNFMDSDSNEAHLDALIYGIAYAVVWADSDGKPTITVESAQNMVVQYKPGSRREIEAAAKFYTDDWGREWVTLWLPNSVYRFINGADAGWVGNKREPNPLLEVPVIPINNRSRIAGDPISDLSVVIPIQDAINKIVSDALLASEYAAWPQRWVTGLEIQTDENDNPLPPFDSGVDKVLQASDPTSKFGQFEAADLGNYVTLVDMLVQHMASISRIPFHYFLLNGGTAPSGEAITSAEAGLISKTRERMLHFGEAWERVMRLCFKVMKDPKAEAFGAEIIWRDPENRTEAQHMDALLKLKMIGVPVNQLLSDAGYTPQQIDRFQEMRKQDAKDATEIQKLMPQPEIGTGGLPGSDKQDPGAKPVGNDPKAAKAASKAPQGNSGNQARKTG from the coding sequence ATGAGCAATTTCGAAATTGGCTCTCCTCCGGCTACCCCACAACAGTGGGTGGACTACCTCCACTCCAAGTTGCTGACAGCCAGGGGAAGTTACAGGAAGTTCAGCGAGTACTACGACGGCAACCATCAGAAGATGGCCTTTGCTCAGGCTCGCCACAAGAAGCAGTACGCCGAACTCTTCGAGAGATGGTGTGACAACTTCTCGGGTCTCATCGTGGACTCAGTGAATGAACGAATGGCCATTGATGGCTTTCGGATGACTGATGAACCTGATGCGGACAAGGACGCTCGGGAAATCTGGCAGCGGAATTTCATGGACTCTGACTCAAATGAGGCTCACCTTGACGCCTTGATCTATGGCATTGCCTATGCAGTTGTGTGGGCTGACTCTGATGGCAAGCCCACAATCACTGTGGAGTCTGCTCAGAACATGGTGGTTCAGTACAAGCCCGGCTCCCGAAGGGAGATTGAGGCAGCGGCCAAGTTCTACACAGACGACTGGGGTCGAGAGTGGGTGACTCTCTGGCTTCCCAATTCTGTCTACCGGTTCATAAATGGTGCAGATGCAGGTTGGGTGGGAAACAAGCGGGAACCTAACCCTCTTCTCGAAGTGCCCGTGATCCCTATCAACAACCGCTCTCGAATAGCTGGAGATCCCATCTCGGATCTGTCAGTGGTAATCCCCATTCAGGATGCGATCAACAAGATTGTTTCTGACGCTTTGCTGGCATCTGAGTATGCAGCTTGGCCGCAGAGATGGGTTACTGGGCTTGAGATTCAGACAGATGAGAATGACAACCCCCTCCCTCCCTTTGATTCCGGAGTGGATAAAGTGCTTCAGGCTAGTGACCCCACTTCCAAGTTTGGTCAATTTGAAGCAGCCGACTTGGGAAACTACGTCACTCTTGTTGACATGCTGGTTCAGCACATGGCTAGCATCTCTAGAATCCCCTTCCATTACTTCCTCCTTAACGGAGGAACAGCCCCTTCAGGAGAGGCAATCACCTCCGCTGAAGCAGGGCTTATTTCAAAGACTCGTGAACGAATGCTTCACTTCGGTGAGGCATGGGAACGGGTCATGCGACTTTGCTTCAAGGTCATGAAAGACCCTAAGGCAGAGGCATTCGGTGCAGAGATTATCTGGAGAGATCCTGAGAACCGTACCGAGGCACAGCACATGGACGCTCTTCTGAAACTCAAGATGATTGGCGTCCCGGTTAACCAGCTCCTCTCGGATGCTGGCTACACACCTCAGCAGATTGACCGCTTTCAGGAGATGCGTAAGCAAGATGCTAAGGACGCCACAGAGATTCAGAAGCTCATGCCTCAGCCTGAAATAGGCACAGGCGGTCTGCCTGGATCTGACAAGCAAGACCCTGGTGCTAAGCCTGTCGGGAATGACCCCAAGGCTGCTAAGGCAGCCTCCAAGGCCCCTCAGGGCAACTCTGGAAACCAGGCCAGGAAGACGGGCTAA